The genomic stretch AAATAGGTAGCAATTTGGTGTCATTGCATGATTTCCGTTTACCTATTTGAAAATCACCTCATATGTTAATAGTTACAAAGATCCAACCTTTACCTCTAAAAGCACTTTCCCATCAGCAGAAACCCCTTCTTCATCACCACAGAAATATTTACCCCAATCTTTACGAAAGTAATGCCTGTCCTTGAAAAACTGCAACCAAAAAGggaaattaatcaaaattgcaAGTGCTGAAGCTAGGATAGTTAAGGATAATTGAAAGAAACCTTGTTTTGATGGCGCTGGTAGAATTTTTCCCAATATTTGAGCGACTTTCTGCAGTAGTAATGCTCATCACTGTCGGCAAAGCCTTGAGCTTTGCAGCTTAATGGCTTGAATTGATTGTTAGGCGAAAGGGTGGAAACTTTATGACCAATTGAAAATGGTGAGAGTGTGATTGGTGGCAATGCAGTGGCGGTCGTTATGCTCGGGGGCGGCGGTAGGTGGCGGAGAAGCTGCTTCCACTGCGGCGGCCGGTTCATTGCTTCAACTGTCATCTGTAGCAGATACTGATGCAACATCTCAAATTGATTGGTATTTTTAGttaaatacaaataataaatcaatactactactactcctATTGTAGACTTTTCTTATTAAATTACTCCATTAATTAAAATGATGGCACTATTCCTTGTTACATTTAAGATGACTATATTATAGGATGGTTTTTCTATTAAATtaccacattaattaaaatgatactAATAAAATACTGTTCCTTGTTACATTTAAGATGACTATATTATTGGATGACTTATGATTTTAGATGGAATTTTTTAGTTAAGAgaaaatgtattttaattttttaataaatagagACAAGAGAATAAGTGTAGCAAGAGagatttatttttgagaaagcACAATATGAACCAATtctattgaaatgaaaaaaataatatatttaaaataatatcgtTATTGATTGGGAAAGTGTCTTAACTACCTAAATATTATCTCTTCTCATTGACAAAAGGGTCTTAAATTGTATAGTAGTATGAGTTTTAATACGTAATGAGTAAATCATGAGACAAGTAAGTGTTTTATTGGGTGCTTATCACCGGACTTCCTTCTCCCCTTCTATCGTCGTCTCCTCCCCATCCTCCATCGCCCATTAGTTGCTAGCATCAGTACCCCTCTTATACCGCTGCCATCTCCCCCTCCTTCACCATTGTCGTCACCTCATCGTCCCAGTGTCGGATCCGCACATCTCGTGAGTCTGCACTCACGAGAGTGTCTcgttaaaaaaaaaaggattgTTAAAGGAAGGAGTATTAAGTTTTGGTCAAAAATAGGGAGAAAAGTGAAATAAACAAGAAAGTGAGGAAGCTACATGCAATAGCCCCCAAAACAAGTAAACCAGAAAAAGACCTAAAATTGCCACGTCTATTTCGCTTCACCGGTCCAATTTTTATACCCTTCTTCTCCATTAAAACCCCCAAAAAATTTAACCTAAAACTCTCTCTCTAcgccctttctctctctagaaccCCCTCTCCTCCCATGGCGTACACACCTCAATCCCCCAATCGCAGCCACAGTGACGACGAAACCACCTCAAATCGCCGACTCTACAACCCCTACAAGGATCTCAACCTCCCCTCCCAAACCCTATACCACCTCCCCACGCAGCCGGAGTTCCTCTTCCAGGAAGAATCAATCGCGCAGCGCCGCTCCTGGGGGGAGAACATCACCTACTACACCGGAATCGGCTACCTCGCCGGCGCCACGGGCGGCGCCGCCCAGGGCCTCGCCACCGCGGTCAAGGCGATCGAGCCGACGGACACCACGAAGCTCAAAATCAACCGAATCCTCAACGGCTCGGGGCACAGGGGGCGCCAGATCGGGAACCGCTGCGGCGTGATCGGGCTGATGTACGCCGGGCTCGAGAGCGGCATGGTCGCGTGGAGGGATACGGACGACGTGATCAACAGCGTCGTGGCGGGGCTGGCCACCGGAGCGCTGTACAAGGCGGCGTCGGGGCCGAGGGCGGCGGCGCTGGCGGGAGCGCTTGGAGGCGTGGTGGtgggagctgctgtggctggaaaACCCTACTTGAAACGATATATCCCGCTGTGATcagtgattttaattttttaaattttctggTATTGGGGATTTTGAATTTTACGTTTTTGCTGGTGATCTtcgattaattaattgatggcTTAATGTTGTTTAGAGTTGCAATTTTGATAGTGGCGGTTGATATTTGAGTCTCTTGGCTTAAAGGGGCACACTTTTGCAATTTGTAGTGAGTATATGATATCTATGTTTTACTCCTCTTGTTAGTGTTGTAGGATGAGAAATCAGGTTCCTGAATAATGCCCAGGAAACATTGGCTACTGCTATCcttaatattcattttcttgtAATGTAGTCTACTTTGTTTTGCATATTCTATTCAATGCTTTTATAGTGGATGCTTTGTAGAATTGATGTATGTAGTGTGCTACTCGATTATTGTATGATAAATGCTCTGCGCGAAATCTATGAATTGTGCAAGTTTTTGTGCTTTACAGCAATAGGGGTGTGCCATATTTGAGATTAGGTTGCTTTTCATGGAATTGTATGTAGTTAGATAGCTAGCTGATTGAACAGGCATGCTTGAAGTTATGACTTATGTGTCCGCTTCTCTTGCTACAGGGGATCCTTGCAAGTTACCTTTTGTTCAACTGTTTTGTGTGGTTTTTTGTCGTCCTCTCATTAGTGTGCTACTTGATTGTTGTATGATTGATAACCTGCTCTGTGCGGTATATATGAATTGCGCAAGTTTTTGTGCTTTACAACGATATGGGTTTGCCATATTTGAGTAGGTTGCTCTTTATGGAATTGTATATACATGTGGCTAGGTACTAAGGTAGCTTATTGAACAGACATGTTTGAAGTTACGTCTCCATATCTCTTGCTGCTATATATGGATTTCGGTTTTCCTCACGTTCATGCTTGCTTGTTACATTTGTATGAAGACTTGCATCATTTGAATTAGGTTTTGTGTTTGTCCACATATGCTTTGCATGTTATGCATAATTATCTCAACAGTTTCACTCCATAATTATTAGTGGTGTGCTATTTGTGAGGTTAGGTGATTTTGAGGGGGATTTAAGTTATTGTGCATAACTACTTTGAAGCTGTGACAATGTTGAAATCTGATAGTTGGGTGGTATAACCTCTGTACTCATTAGGGCCTGCTATCAATCTATCTAGCTAGCTTGTttatttgtgtgtttgtgttaaATTCTACTTGAAATGATGGTCTAGTCAAGTCTTGTTTGCATTTTTTGTAGCTGGTCTTTGAAGCAAGTCTAGGTACGCAATGCTGCCAGTAGTTGCTGTTGTAACTTAGCATCGTAAAACATTTCATGTTATGATTCATATTGCTATGGGTGGTTAGTTAAGTATCCGTTCTGTAACGTAGTTATTCTACTTCAGGAGATGATGCTTATAGAAATCTCCACCTACAACAACACTGAGGTGGTCGCTCGGGCTACTGCTCCGAGTGTTGTAAGAATGGTGATATCTTAGCAACATCCTCCTGTGGACTTGCTTTGAAGCTGCTGTTCTTTCTGTTGATGTACAGTTAAAGTGTGATTTTTCAGATGATAATACTTGGTTAAAATTTGTGCATATGGATTACTGTTTTCTTGGACTTCATTAATGTGCAAAGGGAATGATCAAACCATCGAAATTCTGTTTGTGTTCGGATCTGAAATTTTCAGTATTAGCATAATAGAATATGAAAAATTATGCCTTGAAACATTCTCAAATCTATAGAGAATATGCCTTGGAACCATCCAAAAGACTAACCTCCGGACAGCAAATAAATGTCATTTAATAACTTTGTTCAGAAGAGACATGGACAAACAAATTACAAAAGGGTGGtcagaaatattttatttccttcaCATATATATGTTCAAGAAGGCAGAGGAGAGAGTTTATGGCAAGGAAATCATCTCATGCTGGGTAGATTTCTACACTCTATATCAGCAAAAATTGGTTCATACCATACTGCCTCAGGACCCGTTATTCGAAAATATGTTACCCACGGTTCTCAGTGAATAAAAATAGCAGAGGAACGGTATAAATTGCTTCTGGGacaaaagaaggatttgaagtGAACAAATGGGATTGTATCCATCCAGCAAAGGATATCATTGCCTACTTTAAAGTAACATCGACTCTGGATTTTCAATGTAACCTTTGAACGCCTTCAGCCATTCGGCTCCGATAGCACCTATACACAGCATCAGTAGCATGTTAGAGAAGATGAAccttaaaataatactaacatAAAGGACCCGATCAGCAATTAGCTACTTACCATCAATGACCCGGTGATCACAGCTCAGTGTCACAGACATGAATGAGGCAAACTTAAACTGGTCAGGGCCAGCACCGGGCACCACTCTTTTCTCAGCTGTTAATGCAGAGTAAGGACATCAAGCATCAGCAATTAGCAACTACCAAAAGCTGTACTGCTATAATAAGATAGAGAGCTCAAGTTACCGGAGCCAACTGCGAGAATGCCAGCTTGGGGTGGATTGATAATGGCACAAAATTGCTTGATGCCGAAAGGACCTCCTAAGTTTGATACTGTGAACGTACCACCCTGCAAAACAAATACAGTTTAGATTGATATGATCAGCAACTGTGTCTTTCAGAATAATCGTTGAAGTTCCTGTTTCAACTTTCACCTCATAATCTTCTGGCTTCAAGCTGTTTTCCTTGGCTTTTTGAGCTAAATGCTTAACTTCTTCAGAGATCCTTGAAAGACCTTTCTTGTCAGCGTCCTTGAGTTTTGGGCAAAGAGGCAAAATTGTCAGATCATTCCTATCAAGTGGGAAGGGGCTGCCCCATTACGTGATAAGCATTAAACTCCTAAGATGACTTACCCTGACTATAGGCACATATAATCCATTTTCTGTTTGCACAGCAACATTGATATTCACATTGTTGAACCTGTGTGCACATAAGAAGTCGCAAGTAAGAAGCATGTGCTAAACTACAGCCTTATCACCAAGTACACTTACTGGCGAATATAATCATTGGTCCATGAACTGTTGCACTGAGGGACTTTTTTAAGGGCCAAGGCAGCAGC from Salvia splendens isolate huo1 chromosome 15, SspV2, whole genome shotgun sequence encodes the following:
- the LOC121769482 gene encoding mitochondrial import inner membrane translocase subunit TIM23-1-like, with the translated sequence MAYTPQSPNRSHSDDETTSNRRLYNPYKDLNLPSQTLYHLPTQPEFLFQEESIAQRRSWGENITYYTGIGYLAGATGGAAQGLATAVKAIEPTDTTKLKINRILNGSGHRGRQIGNRCGVIGLMYAGLESGMVAWRDTDDVINSVVAGLATGALYKAASGPRAAALAGALGGVVVGAAVAGKPYLKRYIPL